In Streptomyces ambofaciens ATCC 23877, a single genomic region encodes these proteins:
- a CDS encoding penicillin-binding transpeptidase domain-containing protein, whose amino-acid sequence MGRGVKVAVIGGVFAVMVGGAGYGAYNVVSALDGDGGSGAAGATTRKSGPPSGDEVRETAEKFFTAWEKGDATTAASYTNNAAVAGTLLTAYGTDAHIADVEITPGTATGTGVPFTVKAKVSYEGATEPLTYRSELSVVRGETTGRALVDWQPSVVHPALKAGDTLVTAESASPAIKAVDRDGAVLTKEKYPSLGPVLDTLREKYGDRAGGTPGVELVVRHETQEAADTPLLTLAEGEPGKLETTLSAGVQAAAEKAVKRYGESSVVAVRPSTGEVLAVANNRADGFNAAFQGRVAPGSTMKIITAAMLIDNGVASMDDPAPCPPTATWQSQTFKNLTGMEPDEGATLAGTFMRSCNTGFIKLVDEEPLTDSSLTAEAEERFGLGRDDWQTGIVSFDGRVPASGGPDRAANAIGQGQVQMNPLNMASVTATAITGAFRQPHLVPPELDDRQLATAKGLPQSTAAQLKQMMRLTATQGTGRQAMSGLGGDIGAKTGSAEVDGQTTSNSWFTGFRNDVAAAAMTEEGGHGGDAAGPIVADVLRAGG is encoded by the coding sequence ATGGGCAGGGGGGTCAAGGTCGCCGTCATAGGCGGCGTGTTCGCGGTGATGGTGGGCGGTGCCGGGTACGGCGCCTACAACGTCGTGTCGGCGCTGGACGGCGACGGGGGCTCGGGGGCCGCCGGGGCGACCACCAGGAAGAGCGGGCCGCCGAGCGGCGACGAGGTCCGGGAGACGGCGGAGAAGTTCTTCACGGCCTGGGAGAAGGGGGACGCGACGACGGCCGCGTCCTACACGAACAACGCCGCGGTCGCCGGGACGCTGCTGACGGCCTACGGCACGGACGCGCACATCGCCGACGTCGAGATCACGCCCGGCACGGCGACCGGCACCGGTGTGCCGTTCACCGTGAAGGCGAAGGTGTCCTACGAGGGCGCGACCGAGCCGCTGACGTACAGGAGCGAGCTGAGCGTGGTCCGCGGTGAGACCACCGGACGCGCGCTGGTCGACTGGCAGCCGTCGGTCGTCCACCCGGCTCTCAAGGCCGGCGACACCCTGGTCACCGCGGAGTCCGCGTCTCCGGCGATCAAGGCGGTCGACCGCGACGGCGCCGTGTTGACGAAGGAGAAGTACCCCTCCCTCGGCCCGGTGCTGGACACGCTCCGCGAGAAGTACGGAGACCGGGCGGGCGGCACCCCCGGCGTCGAGCTGGTCGTCCGGCACGAGACCCAGGAGGCCGCCGACACCCCGCTGCTGACCCTGGCGGAGGGGGAGCCCGGCAAGCTGGAGACGACGCTCAGCGCGGGCGTGCAGGCGGCGGCGGAGAAGGCCGTGAAGCGCTACGGCGAGTCCTCCGTGGTCGCCGTCCGGCCGAGCACCGGTGAGGTGCTGGCCGTGGCGAACAACCGCGCGGACGGCTTCAACGCCGCCTTCCAGGGACGCGTCGCCCCCGGATCCACCATGAAGATCATCACCGCCGCGATGCTCATCGACAACGGCGTGGCCTCGATGGACGACCCGGCACCCTGCCCGCCCACGGCGACCTGGCAGAGCCAGACCTTCAAGAACCTCACCGGCATGGAGCCCGACGAGGGCGCCACGCTCGCGGGCACCTTCATGCGGTCCTGCAACACGGGCTTCATCAAGCTCGTCGACGAGGAACCGCTGACGGACTCCTCGCTGACGGCGGAGGCCGAGGAGCGCTTCGGACTGGGCCGCGACGACTGGCAGACCGGCATCGTCTCCTTCGACGGCCGGGTCCCCGCGTCCGGCGGCCCGGACCGGGCGGCGAACGCCATCGGCCAGGGCCAGGTCCAGATGAACCCGCTGAACATGGCGTCGGTGACGGCGACCGCCATCACCGGCGCGTTCCGCCAGCCCCACCTCGTCCCGCCGGAGCTGGACGACCGGCAGCTGGCCACCGCCAAGGGCCTGCCGCAGAGCACCGCCGCCCAGCTGAAGCAGATGATGCGGCTCACCGCCACGCAGGGCACCGGCCGGCAGGCCATGTCCGGGCTCGGCGGGGACATCGGCGCCAAGACCGGGTCGGCGGAGGTCGACGGGCAGACCACGTCCAACAGCTGGTTCACCGGATTCCGGAACGACGTCGCCGCGGCGGCCATGACCGAGGAGGGCGGCCACGGCGGTGACGCGGCCGGCCCGATCGTGGCGGACGTGCTGCGAGCGGGGGGCTGA